In a genomic window of Amblyomma americanum isolate KBUSLIRL-KWMA chromosome 4, ASM5285725v1, whole genome shotgun sequence:
- the LOC144129663 gene encoding uncharacterized protein LOC144129663, whose translation MSSHGAAIAAVAGRGNRFASDADKDYEIVLPTLPTGRVVLNTVFLHGDVRARPYRVEDFRDALANAGALPDVVALGAYQINHVWAVTFSTADAAKKLAATKELEVKGRRCIVFDPEDHQVKLRLHWMLHGVADEDIRTAFAAFGNVTEVTRERWRVAGMKEKGSTTRTVLLKLKPGVKVDDLPHQVRVAGELALVVVPGRPMQCLHCGGTGHVRRDCKVPRCSKCRRYGHSEADCIRTYASATGHVAASVSAELMDVVEAEEAASGADDTGKAEGVAVQPAVASSNTDTAVAQESGSPATDPSSTPVETPKDGASSSVHVERRP comes from the coding sequence atgagctcccacggagcggcgatagcggccgttgccggccgcggaaacaggtttgcCAGCGACGCTGATAAGGATTACGAGATCGTCCTGCCTACCctgcctaccggacgtgtggttttaaacacGGTTTTTCTGCACGGGGACGTGCGTGCGAGACCCTACAGGGTCGAAGACTTCAgggacgccctcgccaacgctggtgcgctccccgacgtcgtggcgttgggggcgtaccagATAAACCACGTGTGGGCGGTGACCTTCAGCACCGCTGACGCCGCAAAGAAACTGGCCGCCACGAAGGAGCTGGAAGTCAAGGGACGCCGCTGCATTGTTTTCGATCCAGAAGACCATCAGGTAAAGCTGCGCCTCCACTGGATGCTTCACGGCGTCGCCGACGAGGACATCCGTACGGCATTCGCGGCGTTCGGCAACGTGACCGAGGTCACccgggagcgttggcgcgtcgCCGGCATGAAGGAGAAGGGGTCCACCACGAGGACCGTGCTTCTGAAACTGAAGCCAGGTGTGAAGGTGGACGACCTGCCCCACCAGGTACGAGTCGCTGGCGAGTTGGCTCTCGTGGTGGTTCCCGGGCGGCCGATGCAGTGCCTTCATTGCGGCGGCACGGGGCACGTTCGCCGCGATTGCAAGgtgcccaggtgttcgaaatgccGGCGCTATGGACACTCGGAGGCTGACTGCATTCGTACCTACGCGTCGGCCACCGGGCATGTAGCAGCGAGCGTCTCCGCAGAACTGATGGACGTCGTCGAAGCAGAGGAGGCAGCGAGCGGTGCCGACGACACGGGCAAAGCGGAgggggtggcggtgcagccagcTGTTGCGAGTAGCAACACCGACACGGCTGTGGCTCAGGAGAGCGGGTCGCCAGCTACTGACCCATCTTCGACGCCTGTGGAAACGCCCAAAGATGGAGCGAGCTCGTCCGTGCACGTGGAACGAAGGCCG
- the LOC144128120 gene encoding uncharacterized protein LOC144128120: MAATVGPRAVSTRASWTDREVECFLALISEKKVSEALDSRRQRNQDVFKDLQAEMANLGYHWTWQQLRNCWKNLKKRFTAERLEQERSGAAPSAWKWYDHMSALLSHRPMVQAREYGVDSQDVPPDYGDNSQLDISDADTRTEEDDADILQEQSERKLGQFLSTRWHLIARLQNKIGSLGPCSHFDFSWY, encoded by the exons atggcagccaccgtcggtccccgcgctgtttccacccgagcttcttggaccgaccgggaaGTAGAATGTTTTTTAGCGCTGATCAGTGAGAAAAAagtgagcgaggcgctggacagcagacggcagcgcaatCAAGATGTTTTCAAAGAcctgcaggccgaaatggccaatctcggctaccactggacgtggcagcagttgcggaactgctggaagaatttgaagaagcgattcacggcc gaacggttggagcaagagagaagtggagctgcaccgtcggcttggaagtggtatgaccacaTGAGCGCGCTTCTCAGCCACAGGCCGATGGTGCAGGCTCGCGAGTACGGCGTGGACTCGCAAGATGTCCCACCAGACTACGGCGACAACTCGCAGCTAG atATCAGCGATGCTGACACCAGGACCGAGGAGGACGACGCTGATATCCTTCAGGAACAAAGTGAACGTAAGCTTGGGCAATTTTTAAGCACTAGATGGCATTTAATAGCTCGGCTGCAGAACAAAATTGGTTCCCTGGGCCCATGTTCACACTTCGATTTCTCGTGGTATTGA